A DNA window from Bacillales bacterium contains the following coding sequences:
- the pstB gene encoding phosphate ABC transporter ATP-binding protein PstB — protein sequence MSLNIQQLNVYYGNNHAVKNVSMPIKKNAITALIGPSGCGKSTFLRTINRMNDTIPSARCTGEILYDDVNLLNATIDVAALRKEIGMVFQKPNPFPKSIYNNLTHALKFYGIKNKKTLAAKVERSLRDAALWDEVKDRLDDSALSLSGGQQQRLCIARSLTLEPNVLLLDEPASALDPISNAKIEDLLLKLKNDYTIIIVTHNMQQASRIADETAFFYQGELIEYDDTSKIFTNPSHERTEAYISGQFG from the coding sequence CTGAGTCTCAACATTCAACAGCTGAATGTTTACTACGGTAATAATCACGCAGTGAAAAACGTATCGATGCCGATCAAAAAAAACGCGATAACGGCGTTGATCGGGCCGTCCGGCTGCGGGAAATCGACGTTTTTGCGAACGATCAATCGGATGAACGATACGATTCCGTCCGCGCGGTGCACCGGGGAAATTTTATATGATGACGTCAATCTTCTTAACGCAACGATCGACGTTGCTGCCCTTCGCAAAGAAATCGGCATGGTTTTTCAAAAACCGAACCCGTTCCCGAAATCGATTTACAATAACTTGACGCATGCATTAAAGTTTTACGGCATCAAGAATAAAAAAACATTGGCTGCGAAAGTCGAGAGAAGTTTACGAGATGCGGCGCTCTGGGACGAGGTGAAAGACCGCTTGGATGATTCGGCATTATCGTTGTCCGGGGGGCAGCAGCAACGGCTTTGCATCGCGAGGTCGCTGACACTCGAACCGAATGTCCTGCTGTTGGACGAACCGGCGTCGGCGCTTGATCCAATTTCGAACGCGAAAATCGAAGACCTTTTATTAAAACTGAAAAATGATTATACGATCATCATCGTCACCCACAACATGCAGCAAGCTTCGCGAATTGCTGACGAAACGGCGTTCTTCTATCAAGGAGAACTTATTGAGTATGACGACACGTCGAAAATTTTCACGAATCCTTCTCACGAGAGGACCGAAGCATACATTTCCGGCCAATTCGGCTAA
- the pstA gene encoding phosphate ABC transporter permease PstA produces MNVRLADRLATVVIVLCAAAMAGTLAALLGYILYQGLSYVDLQFLTSDSSSFQAGGGIKNQLWNSFYVLIITMIFSVPLGMAGGIYLAEYAKPNKTTAFIRSCVEVLASLPSIVVGMFGLLVFVNYFNWGYSILAGALALTVFNLPVIVRVSEDALRSVDVEQKEASLALGVTKWHTVKTVLLPAAFPGILTGIILAAGRVFGESAALLFTAGLSSPDLDFTNWNPFSPDSPLNIFRSAETLSVHIWSVNTVGIIPDVREVASGSAAVLVIVVLLFNLFARGVGSLIQRRFYGKR; encoded by the coding sequence ATGAACGTAAGATTGGCTGACCGGCTGGCAACTGTTGTTATTGTTTTATGTGCGGCAGCGATGGCGGGAACGCTCGCGGCGTTGCTCGGCTATATTTTGTATCAAGGGTTGAGTTACGTCGACCTGCAATTTTTAACGTCGGATTCGAGTTCATTCCAAGCCGGCGGAGGCATTAAAAACCAGCTTTGGAATTCTTTTTACGTCCTTATCATAACGATGATTTTTTCCGTGCCTCTCGGCATGGCCGGGGGCATTTATCTTGCCGAATATGCGAAACCGAATAAAACAACGGCATTTATTCGTTCGTGTGTGGAAGTGCTCGCTTCTCTTCCTTCGATTGTCGTCGGGATGTTCGGCTTGCTCGTTTTCGTCAATTATTTCAATTGGGGATATTCGATTTTGGCCGGCGCGCTTGCGCTGACAGTGTTCAATTTGCCTGTCATCGTCAGGGTGAGCGAGGATGCTTTGCGTTCGGTCGATGTCGAGCAAAAAGAAGCGAGTCTGGCACTCGGCGTGACGAAATGGCATACGGTTAAGACCGTATTGCTCCCAGCGGCATTTCCGGGCATTTTGACCGGGATCATTTTGGCAGCCGGACGCGTATTCGGCGAGTCGGCAGCCTTGCTGTTCACCGCCGGCCTTTCGAGTCCTGATTTGGATTTCACGAATTGGAATCCGTTTTCCCCCGACTCTCCGCTGAACATCTTTCGCTCGGCGGAAACATTGTCCGTGCACATTTGGTCGGTCAACACGGTAGGTATCATTCCGGACGTACGCGAAGTGGCAAGCGGATCGGCGGCAGTGCTCGTCATCGTCGTTCTGTTGTTCAATTTGTTTGCCCGCGGAGTCGGAAGTTTGATCCAACGCAGATTTTACGGAAAGCGATAA
- a CDS encoding response regulator transcription factor, with the protein MGQTILVVEDEASIITLLEYNLSKAGFDVASATDGEKGMELAEKQQPDLVLLDLMLPKMDGLEVCKQLRRQNKRLPIIMLTAKDDEFDKVLGLELGADDYITKPFSPREVVARVKAVLRRSHVFSDRSERDEEEETVMKIGDMEIYPLRYEVFMNGEIVDLTPKQFELLVYLAENKGRVLSREQLLNAIWAFDYTGDTRIVDVHVSHLREKFETDKKNPGYIKTVRGFGYKLEAPQ; encoded by the coding sequence ATGGGGCAGACGATTTTGGTAGTGGAAGACGAAGCGTCGATCATTACCTTGCTCGAATACAATCTTTCGAAAGCGGGATTTGACGTGGCATCGGCTACCGACGGAGAAAAAGGAATGGAACTTGCCGAGAAACAGCAACCGGACCTCGTGCTCCTGGATTTGATGTTGCCGAAAATGGACGGATTGGAAGTATGCAAGCAATTGCGGCGGCAAAACAAACGGTTGCCGATCATCATGTTGACCGCGAAAGACGATGAATTTGACAAGGTGCTCGGTCTTGAACTCGGGGCCGACGACTACATCACGAAACCTTTCAGCCCGAGGGAAGTCGTGGCGCGCGTAAAAGCCGTTTTGCGCAGATCCCATGTGTTTTCCGACCGCAGCGAACGCGACGAGGAAGAAGAAACGGTCATGAAGATCGGAGATATGGAGATTTATCCGCTTCGTTATGAAGTATTCATGAACGGGGAAATCGTTGATTTAACACCGAAACAGTTCGAGCTGCTTGTTTATCTCGCGGAAAACAAAGGGAGGGTTCTATCGAGGGAACAGCTGCTCAACGCGATTTGGGCGTTCGATTATACCGGGGATACTCGAATTGTGGACGTTCATGTCAGCCATTTGCGCGAGAAATTCGAAACGGACAAAAAGAATCCGGGGTACATCAAGACCGTGCGCGGTTTCGGTTATAAGCTGGAAGCGCCGCAATAG
- the pstB gene encoding phosphate ABC transporter ATP-binding protein PstB: protein MTTAEQTKTAIYDIQNLNLWYGKNHALQNIHMRINENGVTAVIGPSGCGKSTFLKTLNRMVEMTPSVRIEGDVRYREKSIFGKDLPLEDLRHRVGMVFQKPNPFPKSIYDNIAYGPRLRGLKSKKQLNEIVERSLRRAAIWDEVKDRLGASAIGLSGGQQQRVCIARSLAIHPDVLLMDEPTSALDPISTLKVEELIAELRNHYTIIIVTHNMQQAARVSDETAFFLNGEVVEKAETNRMFSNPSDPRTDDYISGRFG, encoded by the coding sequence TTGACAACCGCAGAACAAACGAAGACCGCCATTTACGACATTCAAAACCTGAATCTATGGTACGGAAAAAACCATGCGTTGCAAAATATCCATATGCGGATCAACGAAAACGGTGTCACTGCCGTCATCGGACCGTCTGGCTGCGGAAAGTCGACGTTTTTGAAGACACTTAATCGCATGGTTGAAATGACACCGTCCGTTCGCATCGAAGGGGACGTCCGCTACCGCGAAAAGAGCATTTTCGGCAAAGATTTGCCGCTCGAGGATTTGCGGCACCGGGTCGGGATGGTGTTCCAGAAACCGAATCCGTTCCCGAAGTCGATCTACGATAATATTGCGTACGGCCCGAGATTGCGTGGATTAAAAAGCAAGAAACAACTAAATGAAATCGTTGAAAGAAGCTTGAGAAGGGCAGCGATTTGGGATGAGGTAAAAGACCGCCTCGGGGCAAGCGCAATCGGGTTATCGGGCGGTCAGCAACAACGCGTTTGCATTGCCAGAAGTTTGGCGATCCATCCGGACGTCTTGCTCATGGATGAACCGACGTCTGCGCTTGATCCGATTTCGACGTTGAAAGTCGAAGAACTTATCGCCGAATTGCGAAATCACTATACGATTATTATTGTAACCCATAACATGCAGCAGGCGGCGAGAGTATCGGACGAAACGGCCTTTTTCCTGAACGGGGAAGTCGTAGAAAAAGCGGAGACGAACCGAATGTTCTCGAATCCTTCAGATCCGCGGACCGACGATTACATTTCCGGCCGGTTCGGATAA
- a CDS encoding response regulator transcription factor produces MGEKIMVVDDEVSILTLLEYHLLQSGFEVVLCTDGEQAVKLAKAETPGLILLDLMLPRMDGLEVCRQLRDAQLTMPVIMITAKDEEFDKILGLELGADDYITKPFSPREVVARVKAVLRRSNNTGEDHSADSHKTLELADLKVFPEKYEAYFKNDVMELTPKEFELLLYLMRNKGKVMSREQLLNAVWNYEFMGDTRIVDVHVSHLREKIEENTRRPKYIKTIRGLGYKLEQPHAGGGTE; encoded by the coding sequence TTGGGCGAAAAGATAATGGTCGTCGACGACGAAGTTTCGATTCTTACGTTGTTGGAATATCACTTGCTTCAATCCGGATTTGAGGTTGTATTGTGCACGGACGGTGAGCAAGCAGTGAAACTTGCGAAAGCGGAGACGCCGGGCTTGATCCTGCTTGATTTGATGCTGCCGCGCATGGACGGGCTTGAGGTATGCCGGCAATTGCGGGATGCCCAGTTAACGATGCCGGTCATCATGATCACGGCAAAAGACGAAGAATTCGATAAAATTCTCGGCCTTGAACTCGGGGCCGACGATTACATTACAAAGCCGTTCAGTCCGCGCGAAGTCGTCGCCAGAGTGAAAGCCGTGCTCAGACGCTCGAATAACACGGGAGAAGACCATTCCGCCGACAGCCATAAGACGTTGGAGTTAGCCGATCTTAAAGTTTTTCCTGAAAAATATGAAGCCTATTTCAAAAACGATGTAATGGAATTGACGCCGAAGGAATTCGAATTGCTCCTTTATTTAATGAGAAACAAAGGGAAAGTCATGTCGCGGGAGCAGCTGTTGAACGCGGTGTGGAATTACGAGTTTATGGGAGATACGAGAATCGTTGATGTTCACGTCAGCCATTTGCGTGAAAAAATCGAAGAAAACACACGTCGGCCGAAATACATCA
- the pstC gene encoding phosphate ABC transporter permease subunit PstC, with translation MVKNETTKERWFGKKSEWRGKLVIYSSAIFILAATVAITLFLTLKGLQSFLVSKLDVVYFLTHVNWHPEQDHYGALAFIFGSFAVTILSAAVAAPLGIGSAIFMTEIAKKWGQKLLQPVIEILVGIPSVVYGFIGLTVIVPFIGKYIGGLGYGILAGAVVVGVMILPTVTSIAADAVKSIPDDIKNASYALGATRWQTIYKVIIPAALPSLLTAVVLGMARAFGEALAVQMVIGNARGFPDSLVDPAATLTTIITLSMGHTTYGSTLNNALWSLGLILLVMSYVFILLIRFLSKRKNS, from the coding sequence ATGGTAAAAAACGAAACGACGAAAGAAAGGTGGTTTGGCAAAAAAAGCGAATGGCGCGGAAAGCTCGTCATTTATTCGAGCGCGATATTTATTCTCGCCGCGACAGTGGCGATCACGTTGTTCCTTACGCTGAAAGGGTTGCAGTCGTTCTTGGTCAGCAAATTGGACGTCGTCTATTTCTTGACACACGTCAATTGGCACCCGGAACAAGATCATTACGGGGCGCTGGCCTTCATTTTCGGTTCTTTTGCTGTAACGATTTTATCAGCGGCCGTGGCTGCGCCGCTCGGTATCGGCAGCGCCATTTTTATGACGGAGATCGCCAAGAAATGGGGGCAAAAACTGCTGCAACCGGTGATCGAAATTCTTGTCGGAATCCCGTCGGTCGTTTACGGATTCATCGGATTGACCGTAATCGTTCCGTTCATCGGGAAGTATATCGGTGGACTTGGATACGGCATTTTGGCAGGGGCAGTCGTCGTTGGCGTCATGATCTTGCCGACCGTTACAAGCATTGCCGCGGACGCCGTTAAATCGATTCCCGATGATATCAAAAATGCTTCGTATGCCCTTGGCGCGACGCGTTGGCAAACGATTTACAAGGTGATCATTCCCGCAGCCCTGCCTTCCCTTTTAACGGCTGTCGTTCTCGGAATGGCGAGAGCTTTCGGCGAAGCGTTGGCGGTGCAAATGGTTATCGGGAACGCCCGGGGATTTCCTGATTCGCTCGTTGATCCTGCGGCGACTTTAACGACGATCATTACGTTGAGCATGGGCCATACGACATATGGAAGTACGTTGAATAACGCGCTTTGGTCGCTTGGTCTTATCTTGCTTGTTATGTCGTATGTGTTTATTCTTTTGATTCGTTTCTTGTCCAAGCGGAAAAATTCATGA
- the phoU gene encoding phosphate signaling complex protein PhoU — protein sequence MAARENFQAELVQLKKSLLAFGHASESAAKKAMQALIKQDIESSLEVIENDTKINAQEEDINDRAIWMIAKQQPVASDLRRIIVAIKISTDLERVGDLAVNIAKSTIRIGEKPFIKPLKDIPEMGEIAFGMLADGLKAYVEENAELARKLAETDDQVDMMYGRLIKELLELASQQPDMMPQITQLSFICRYIERIADHSTNIAENVIYLVKGKHYELND from the coding sequence ATGGCAGCACGCGAAAATTTCCAAGCGGAACTCGTACAATTGAAAAAATCATTGCTCGCTTTCGGTCATGCAAGCGAATCGGCGGCGAAAAAAGCCATGCAGGCTTTGATCAAGCAAGATATTGAAAGTTCGCTCGAAGTGATTGAAAACGATACGAAAATCAATGCACAAGAGGAAGACATTAACGACCGCGCCATTTGGATGATTGCTAAGCAACAGCCGGTCGCTTCCGATTTAAGAAGAATTATCGTCGCCATTAAAATCTCTACCGATCTCGAAAGAGTAGGAGATTTGGCGGTGAACATCGCGAAGTCGACCATTCGCATCGGTGAAAAGCCGTTCATCAAACCGTTAAAAGACATCCCGGAAATGGGGGAAATCGCGTTCGGAATGCTGGCCGACGGCTTGAAAGCTTATGTTGAAGAAAACGCCGAATTGGCGAGAAAATTGGCGGAAACGGACGACCAAGTGGACATGATGTACGGGAGGCTCATAAAAGAACTGCTCGAGCTTGCTTCACAGCAACCGGATATGATGCCGCAAATCACGCAACTGTCCTTCATTTGTCGGTACATCGAACGGATCGCGGATCACTCGACGAACATTGCGGAAAACGTCATATATCTCGTTAAAGGTAAACATTACGAGCTTAATGATTGA